A window of Limanda limanda chromosome 4, fLimLim1.1, whole genome shotgun sequence genomic DNA:
GAGAGACAAGCTGAGCGACTGACCATGGCACCAGGGTCAGCATCCTCCTCTCCAAACTGCAGGGCCAGGTTGGACACAGCCTGAGTCACACTCTCCACTGTCATCGTCTCATTATAAGTGAACCAGTGGTTCTGAGGACGAATAGATGCTGGTTAATTTCAGGTTAAACACCAACTCATTGAACTGGTTATATATCAGTGGACTCGTACTTCATACCTGTGTTTCCACTCTCGCTTTGTCGATTAGAGTCTTAGCATCAGCTATCAAGCCACTCATGGCACAACCTTTGAGTCGGCAAAAGAGAAAATTAAGATAGAGCATGACCTTGAGATGCTGTTATCTAGCACATGAATGAGCACTGCCATACAGAGAGATGTGTAATATCATACTACATTTAATAAGGGAATATTAACAAGTAAGAATGTGGATTCAACCATTGCCATTGATCTGTTTGTATAAATGTGTAATGTTACATGAAGGTCACAGTATATTTTCAATTAAACAATGTAATTTTTAGTAATGATTGTCAGGCCTTCTCTTTATAATGCCACTGAAGTGAAAGCTCTGCATGTATTTGATACGAGTGGGCTCTCAAACTTTGTTAAAAACTACTTTAAACTCCAGCTGAATTCTGCTCATGACGTCTGGTAGGAGCAAAGACAAAGGTCGGCAAATTTCTtagtaaaaaaaagtcaattAGATGGTTGTGTTTGCTCTTATATTAGCACAAAAAATGAGGGATGCCCCTTCATGATTTCATTCTTagaaataaacattaacatgGAATTTCTGCAAAATAAGATTCTAATACagttcagattttcttttatatgaACTAATACAACTAGAGTAgaattgattattgattatacGCATCTGTGATTACGACCAGCAAAATTACTTTATCAGTTAGTGCACAGTGTGAATACGATTACTAATGTTTTATGTGCATCcggattttcttttctcttcttatcCACTTACCAATGTGGGTGTCAATCTCCACGATCTTCTCAATGCTATTGGGCTCCATCAGGGGAGAGGTGATCCTCTTCTCAACAGCCAGACACACCCCCTCTGTTGTCTGGATACCAATGGCTGTGGAGCCCAACTGGAGGAGCAGCGGTGTATGAGTTTCAGACGGGCCATTTGTTTACAAGAGCCagtacacaaccacacacagaggTGGACGCTCATGATATGATACTTACTTTGATGGCCTCGATGGCATATTCAACCTGGAACAATCTTCCTTCAGGAGAGAATGTGTTCACACCTCTGCAAAACAGGCACAGATTATATTTATTagacaaaaaaatcaatgtaGTCATTTTTTGAAGCTTAGTCACCGCTAAATTAAGTATTAAATCCGCccactttaataacttttttaggTTTTATGGTTTATATTGGCTGGAGCACCACTGTACCACAAAGGTTAAATCTCGGTTAGCTTTCCatgtagaattaaaaaaaaacagttgtaccGAAAGTGAAAGCAAACCAACTCGCTGAGGAGCGATTTGCTTCTAGCCAACAATTAGCAACACACAACTAGAATATCACACAAAGGGTTGATAGCAGAGCACTTCATCATTTCAGATACACAACAGCCTGACAGCAAACGTCCTAACACAAGCGGCTTCTCCACAGCTCGCTGCTTCCCACCGAGAGGAGCTCAACTAATGACAAAGCAGTTTGAGTTGCACCAACCTGTCATACTCCGATCTCGTCAGAAACATCTTTCTCGGTTAGACACAGAACCTGCggacggagaagaagaagcacatgAAAGCAAATCAGTTTCAGGCATTCAAGCGCATGAACGAGCGTTTGGTTCTAAGTGAGCCGTGACACCGGGTGATAAGCTAGCTCGGGTTAGCTGCAGTGCTGAAGAAGCGTGCGAGCTAACTGAAGCTAACACAGAAGCCACCGCACATAGACGACTATTACAAGCCCACCATCAGCAGTCAGACATTATAGGTACTTTTTACAAACGTAAAGTGTCAATACCACAAAGTCCTCCTGAGTAGTTTCACAAGTTAGACTCGTTTACCTTCGGCTTCAGACCCTTGAATGAGTTCGCTTGTTTCAGGGGAAATGTACACGGTGCAACGTCTAAACGCGCCGGCTGTCAACAGAGCGGGAGAAAAGTTCCGGGGGACAGCACCGTCCCCAGTCTCCTGTTATTTCTTATTATCATTAGTAGCAGTGGAGTTAGAAAGCTACTAGTGATAATACAAATAATTCTAACATGAATAATTCAGGACTTCTTCTTTACTTTATATTAGCAACAATCTCCTGCGTCCTCTTTTCTAATAAACAGTttataaaacagttttattaAACTGATGAGATCTGTTAAAAGTTTGGATGTGTcctaataaatatttgattgtgAATACGATTCAGGAAGTGTACTTCAAAAACATTCATAAATGTTACCCTCAAATCAACAacagaattttattttcaaacaacTCTTATTTGGTATTCCTATCTGTTGTAAGAGCTCTATTGTTACACAAGGTGGCGCCATGCGGGATGAAATTAGAATGACAGATTTAGCTGGAAATCGCACATTAAACATATACAGACGAAACTGTCAAGAAGCATCCCTGcaataaacaaagaaaagcaggtTATAGATCAGAAATCACTACACGTTCTATACTGCTCACTAGTCTTACCATAACTCAATTACTATAATTCATAATGCCTGGATCAGGCCAATGCATTATTCTTACAATCAAAATTAGATTTTATGGAATTTCAAACAGCACAAATAATGCTCAaggctaaaaataaataaagatcatTATTCATTACTGGCTCGAGGAGAAGGGGTgagattaaatacattttttttttgcactcttttttaaatatttagattaagtgtttggttttaatttcctCATCACTGtttgtaaatacaaaaaaagtatgtttcttttttttcacatttataattttcttcttttgactttcatgtttgaaataaataaaaatgaattaatgcATTACGAGTAACTATACTTTCCAACCTGCTTATGtgaatttgacagtttaacAGACTGTTTAGAGATCCAGAAACTCCAACCCTCCAACCTCCTGGAATATACAGTTTGGTATATTTTTCCATACAAAATTGAAAACCACAGAGTTCACCTTTAACTCAATAAGACAAAACAAAGGAGAC
This region includes:
- the psma5 gene encoding proteasome subunit alpha type-5, which produces MFLTRSEYDRGVNTFSPEGRLFQVEYAIEAIKLGSTAIGIQTTEGVCLAVEKRITSPLMEPNSIEKIVEIDTHIGCAMSGLIADAKTLIDKARVETQNHWFTYNETMTVESVTQAVSNLALQFGEEDADPGAMSRPFGVALLFGGVDEKGPQLYHMDPSGTFVQCDARAIGSASEGAQSSLQEVYHKSMTLKDAIKSSLTILKQVMEEKLNSTNIELATVEPGKTFHMYSKEELEDVIKDI